CGAGTTAGTTTTTAAACCAACAGTAAAAGATAATGAGGGTAAACCAAAAGGAAATGTTGATGCCGAGTTGGTTTTGCATTCTGCTGCTATAGAATTTGCAAATTATGATAAGGCGGTAATTGTTGCGGGAGACGGGGATTATCGTTGTTTACACGAATATTTAATAAGGAATAAAAAGCTCTCACAAATTATTATTCCTAATCGTTATAGTGAATCTAGTTTGCTAAAGGATTTTCAAAAATACAAAATATTTCTTTATAGAGAGAAGGAGAACTTACAGCTTAGAAAATGAAAGCGGGAGGCGTCGCACATAAACGCTTAGTTTATGGGTCGTATTCTCCCTAATGATTAGAGGCATTTAAACACTTTTTGGATGAAAAATCAACCGCAAAATTGGAAAGGAAGAAATGCGGTAGAATGAGGGGATGACACCTGCAGAAATTATTGGATCGGCAGTTATTACATTTTATTCTTTAGCATTTTTGCCAAACGAACAAACTCCCCAAGTACTTGGTGATTTTGTACAAGCTCCACCAGAAGTAAAAACTGTTTCCTCATTTAGGCAAAAAGAAGAAACAGAAGAAGAGCCGATACCTTATCCCACAAAAGAAAAGGAGGATGCTGACTTGGAAATTGGTCAAATGGAAGTATTAGAAGAAGGGATAAATGGAAAGCTGATTAAAAACTATCTTGTTACCTACTGGCAAAAAGGAGAGTCCGACAAAACTTTAATTGAAACTACAAGAGAAGAACCGACCGCAAAAGTTATTGCTGTCGGAACAAAGGTTGTCTGGAGAAAAATTAACACGCCAGATGGCGAAAGAAAATATTGGATGAAAATTCCCAATGTCTGGGCAACTTCGTATGATAAAAGCTGTGCTGGATGCAATGAATGGACAGCTCTAGGCACCAAACTTGATATTGGAACTTGCGCGGTGGATCCTAAAAAAATTAAGCTCTGGACCGAAATCTTTGTACCGGAATACGGAATTTGTCGGGCGCTGGATGTTGGAGGTAGTATAAAAGGTAATAAAATAGATGTGGGATTTTACGATTTACACGCTCAAGCCGCCGAAGTTGGCTGGACGGGATCCCATTGGACCGATATTTATCTCTTGGATCAAGCGCCAGAATAGCTTAGAATGTCAATATGTTTTACATCACAACCCCAATTTATTATTCCAACGACATTCCCCATTTAGGACATCTTTCGACCACCATTTCTGCCGATATTATTGCTCGTTATCACAGATTA
The Patescibacteria group bacterium genome window above contains:
- a CDS encoding NYN domain-containing protein → MKIAKSKNKHPPIYAFIDSQNLNLGTSKDIYRNGKLIYKGWKLDFKKFRRYLLDKFRVSKALLFIGYIPQNKSLYNKLKSYGYELVFKPTVKDNEGKPKGNVDAELVLHSAAIEFANYDKAVIVAGDGDYRCLHEYLIRNKKLSQIIIPNRYSESSLLKDFQKYKIFLYREKENLQLRK
- a CDS encoding G5 domain-containing protein, with protein sequence MTPAEIIGSAVITFYSLAFLPNEQTPQVLGDFVQAPPEVKTVSSFRQKEETEEEPIPYPTKEKEDADLEIGQMEVLEEGINGKLIKNYLVTYWQKGESDKTLIETTREEPTAKVIAVGTKVVWRKINTPDGERKYWMKIPNVWATSYDKSCAGCNEWTALGTKLDIGTCAVDPKKIKLWTEIFVPEYGICRALDVGGSIKGNKIDVGFYDLHAQAAEVGWTGSHWTDIYLLDQAPE